In the genome of Kazachstania africana CBS 2517 chromosome 6, complete genome, the window atattttcgatcaattttttgacaTCACTGAACTTACTAGCACCATCTGCGTCAGCAAATAGACCGTACTTACCACGAATATGCAAAAGACCTTGTTTGACAGCTCCACCCTTCCCTCTATTGTGgacaaatttgataacaCGAAGTTGTCcagatttcaaattgaaatggTCACGGGAAAGTTTCAAGACAAAGTCACTCGTTCCATCACTTGATCCGTCATCTACAACAACAATTTCCCATTTACTTGGCATCTCAGCCtccaaaaaattaatggCATCTTTGAGCATTGACAATATCCTACTAGTTTCATTATAACTTGGCACCACAACAGATAGtataatatcatcttctgaCCTACTTGGTAGCTTCTTTCTAATGAATTGCCTCTTGTTATCGTCGATTGTAGTGAATTCAAGTTCCTCAGGACATGGTTGTCGAGGACTATGTGATAGTAAATATACTATTAAATATACTGATGTAGCGACGGCTACCACAAAGGAACTCAGAAGCACTTTCACATTTGTGTTTGACAGATTTGAGTAAACAGATACTAACTGTTCACTGAACATATTTAATATGAGTCTATTACTTGTATAGTCAGGATATACTGCTCtgaataaatttatttagaaaaaagaaCAGCTCAATggatattattgaaatggCTTTGTTACATATTTTCGAAAGTCGCGTCGAAACAAAGCTTGATGAGTTTCctgaaaaaaagacagCTATGTAGCCTCAATTAAAAATTAGAGACGGTAGGcgaatttaaagaaatatttatttaattttatgCTTAAATATAGACAGATAGTAGATGATTGGGAGTTGCGGTCAAACTAATGTTCATGCGTGTGATGATGGTGGTGTTCCTCGTGcaattcaatatcattctCGAGTATTTCAGTACCTTCAGCCTCTTCCACAAACTCAACATCTATCTTATTGATGTTTGGCACGTTCTTCTTAACTATACCTCGTAAATACTTTGTGACGTTTTCAAATTCGTCGATTCCTAATCTATTATCCCATTTCTGCTGGGGTACTTGTAAAACTACTACGGCACGTAGATTCGGTCCAGACGAGAGAACTGTTAACCTTTTGATACTATATGGGTTATCGGAATTATTGTTCGATATGAGCTCAGTCAAGGAGTCTTTGATAGTGTCTTGTAACTTGATGTAGCGGTCATCAGTATTCGGAAGTGACTGGTCCGTCAATTCTCTTATGGCGGACATCATGCCTTCACCACCGGCCTTAATGACTAAACCGGATACAAGTACACCACCGAGCGCATCCAACGATTGTACATGGAATAAATAACTGGAGGTAATTGCAACTAGAGCTACAAGTGATGTTAAAGAATCTACTCTATGGTGCCAAGCGTTTGCCATTAAAACGTTGGAATTTGTACTAATGGCAATCTTTTTAGTAGCTTGAAATATCCATTCTTTAACAACAATGGATCCACCTGCAATCCATGCAGCGTTGATGTTAGTCATACCCTCTACTACTCCGTGTGAATGTCCATGTGAATGTCCCATAAAACTactaaatatttcaataagtGTATGAGGAATTATAGGTCCAACGATAGCACACAACGAACTCCAGCCAATAGATACACCTGCTAATGCTAAAATTGTAGAGACAGCCAGTGAACCCACTGTTTCAACCTTACCATAACCGTATGGGAAGTCAGCAGTGGCTTTCTTAGAGGCAAACTTTACTGAGAACAAAGTCAGGAGATCTGATATCAGATCGCTGGCAGCGTGTACAGAGTCAGCCAAAAGGGCCTGGGAGTGGAACACAATCCCACCCACGAATTTGCCAAGAGCAATACCTACATTGATCGCCAGCCCTATCCATGTTATTCGTACCCCTGGATGTTTTTTGATTTCCTCTGTACTTAGTAAAAGAAATGGATTTGCATCATGAGTATGTGTGTGACCATGACTCTGTGACATATTGGTATTGTTATTTGAGGCCAGAATCGGCTGATTGGataaaattcttgaaatatgtTTGTTAGACCCTAAATGATACGAATCATTTTGTTCTGTCTCTGACTGTCTCATGTGTACATGGTCGTGAGTTTTAAAGGCATTTGCCAGATTATCTGCCGGGTTTAAGGCAGTACGCTTgtcttttgttttcttaTCCTCGATGGTAGCTGCCTTTGAAGAGCGTGTGACATTTTCGTCCACATACCTTACGGTCAATGAAACGTGAAATGCACGTATACTCGGTTTATTCAATATGCGTGCAACA includes:
- the ALG5 gene encoding dolichyl-phosphate beta-glucosyltransferase (similar to Saccharomyces cerevisiae ALG5 (YPL227C); ancestral locus Anc_6.253) codes for the protein MFSEQLVSVYSNLSNTNVKVLLSSFVVAVATSVYLIVYLLSHSPRQPCPEELEFTTIDDNKRQFIRKKLPSRSEDDIILSVVVPSYNETSRILSMLKDAINFLEAEMPSKWEIVVVDDGSSDGTSDFVLKLSRDHFNLKSGQLRVIKFVHNRGKGGAVKQGLLHIRGKYGLFADADGASKFSDVKKLIENIENMEVDDEGKKFPAMALGSRAHMVNTEAVIKRSFVRNCLMYGFHALVFIFGIRSIKDTQCGFKLFNRDAINDIFPYLHTEGWIFDVEILLLGLKKNIKYREIPISWHEVGGSKMDLAIDSLKMAKDLVIIRMAYILGIYKPYRKC
- the MMT2 gene encoding Mmt2p (similar to Saccharomyces cerevisiae MMT1 (YMR177W) and MMT2 (YPL224C); ancestral locus Anc_6.248); this translates as MLRLNILSLPASKLKYSRNVARILNKPSIRAFHVSLTVRYVDENVTRSSKAATIEDKKTKDKRTALNPADNLANAFKTHDHVHMRQSETEQNDSYHLGSNKHISRILSNQPILASNNNTNMSQSHGHTHTHDANPFLLLSTEEIKKHPGVRITWIGLAINVGIALGKFVGGIVFHSQALLADSVHAASDLISDLLTLFSVKFASKKATADFPYGYGKVETVGSLAVSTILALAGVSIGWSSLCAIVGPIIPHTLIEIFSSFMGHSHGHSHGVVEGMTNINAAWIAGGSIVVKEWIFQATKKIAISTNSNVLMANAWHHRVDSLTSLVALVAITSSYLFHVQSLDALGGVLVSGLVIKAGGEGMMSAIRELTDQSLPNTDDRYIKLQDTIKDSLTELISNNNSDNPYSIKRLTVLSSGPNLRAVVVLQVPQQKWDNRLGIDEFENVTKYLRGIVKKNVPNINKIDVEFVEEAEGTEILENDIELHEEHHHHHTHEH